CCTTAGATATCGTTAAGTGGAATAGATCCTAGGGTACTGATTGTCCTGTGTACACTAATCCGCGTGGGTTTAGGATAAGtaatgtttgctcttttaataaTAGTGTAGATTTTCTTCTACTGGCTTTTCATTTTTTTCTGTGtctttttctcttcctttttttcttttcttttcttttctttttctgttctttttcattttcatttattatttttccttttttgtttttcacGCGTGATTTTATtttcatatttttaaaaaaatcaaatattaaTCAGAATATCAAGAAATATTCTtgtttaaaaaaatcatatttaataaaatgttcatagtttcaaattttgttcacaattttaaaaGATGTTCCTTTTCAAATATTTGTAATTCCGAAAATGTTCAAAAGTTCCGCAAAATATCacatttgcaaaaaaaaatcacTACTTCCAAAAAGTactgaatttcaaaatttgttcatgttttcaaaaaatgtttggagtttcagaattttgttcatgtTTAGAAAAATTATTCgtgttttcaagaaagtttagtgttttatttttttagtttttcttaaaattgttcagaatttgtaaatttgtttgtgttttgaatAAAAATGGTGTTTCAAATTTTGTGcatgttttaaaaaattgttcagacttttaaaaaaatgtttggaatttcaaaatTTATTTGTGTTTCTATAATGTTGAGACTTTCAAAAAATCGTGTTTCCAAAAGTTGTTCGGAATTTCTagatttgttcatgttttcaaagaAGTTCggtgtttcaaattttgttcgtgtTTCAATTGTTCGGAATTTAAAGTTTTTGTTCTCATTTTTCAGTATATCTTCATAATTCCAAAAAGGTGTTCCAAGTTTTCAAAGAGTGTTCGTGTTTTCAAAACATTTTTCGCGTTTTGAAAATAAATTGGAATTTAATAAATTGTTTGTATTTTTTTAAACATTGAGTAATGGTCATTTATGCTGCTGCAGTTTGTTCTTTAGACTTTTTTtgcggaaaaacttccaatctattcatcttcaatcatggcagtacaacgaacaccagaaataaaaatcGCGAGTTCAAATCCGATAGGCCATAAATTTTTATCGTTTATTTTCCCTTTGTGCTGACAGATGGGCCCACTGGACATAGAGACTTTTATAAAGCAAGCCATCTATTGTATGTGAGTTTCATATCACGTGTGCATGCTGATTAAAAATACAGTGCCACATGAGCACATTATACATCTATGAATGAGATTATCATCGTATTTACACGTTTGTGTCAAGTTTTAGAATCAGTTTGATGTAGTTTTTTAAGTTTAGGCAGTAAAGTAAACATCGGTGGCAAATTTAAGCACGGCGATATTACCTCTAAAAGAAAAATAGATATTGGCGAGAAGGAAGCACGAATCTTAAAGCGCACATCGCAACGACTTAACATCAGGCGGCCCAAAGCCTTCACAGAATAAACCCTGGGCCTCcgaccgccgcccctctcctcctcctcctcctcctcgccgtcctcCTAACCcagtcgccgcgccgccgccgccgccgccacatcctCCGCCCGCCGCCATGTCGAAGAAAGGAGGTAAAAAGGCCACGGCAGGCGGCGGCGAGCTGTCCCGCTTCCTGCAGCCGCACCTCCAGACCATCACGGACACCCTCCAGGTAGGTACCCGGTGAATCCCCGGTTTCACCGCACGGCGCTAATCCTGCTCGGAGCTCCCTCGTTTGACTTGCGCTTCCTCTCTCGCAGATGATGTCGGAGGCGGCTCCCGGGGGACTGGAGCGGACGGAGTGGTCGGAGGTCGTCGCGCTCGGCGATGTGGTGTCCAGGCAGGCCACCGTCGGTGAGTCTGAAACCGGACTGAATTCCCTAGATTAAGTTTGTGCGCTGGGGTGACAGTCATCGCGTGCAGTCAGAGCTGTTAGGGCCTCTCTGGGTGAAATTCGTTCCACTTGCTTGACATGCCGGCTAGCATCACAAGTTAGGAAAATTAGGGGTTTTATCTGAATTTATCCTTGCTCAAGAAGCTAATTAGCTGAAAGTGCATACGTTTTGGCCGCCGTATGCAGCAGAATTAGAGTTATTTATAATATTTTGTTTCTGTCTAGTGCTCACTGCTGCAACTCATGCAGTCCTTATGGGTGTGTGATACTGCTTTTTTGCTGGTGATTTATCTCTGGCCGTGTTCACTTATTGTTGTTATGCCTGTTTTCGATGTAGCTGGGATGGTCTGGAGCGGAGACTTGCCTGGTGTGGAGACGCTCAAGGAGAACATTGCCGCGTATTTCAACGTCCTGCAGGGTTTCCTTTTGGCTTGCCATGGAAGCACGGTCGGTGCTGGTCCTACTCTTCACAAGTATATCACTAGTTCTGCAAAGGGTGTGGTGGATGCCAGCTTCTCGTTGTTCAAGCTAGCTCTTTCTGCCTATGGTATGTGATATCCAACATCCTGATGCAGCTTATCTCTAGATCCTGCCATTTATCTATAGAAGGTGAAGCAACTTGGGTGATGGGTAACTAACATGACTAAACTTGCTGATCTAATCTTCATTTAGCTAAAGTGGAAACTAGCAACTTACATATCTGGTGGTATTGATTGGCTGTTTTGTTGTGATTCTGGTTCATGAATGGGCAAGTGGTACTGTAATAATTAGTAAACGACATGTGGAATAGCAATGCAACAGTTGTCGCCTTAAACAAAAAAGGGAAGGTTGCGAGTGTGTTCATATAGTTCTGAGGTATCGTGCATGATCTTGATTCTGCTTAGTGCTACTGAAGATTTGGACCATGCTTTTAATCCACATTATTTTCTTAATGTTTTAAGTGGTCAGAATCAGGGCTAAATACGCTTGTTTGTGACATGCAGAATCTGGCAGTCCTGACCGGAAAACAATCATACCTCCAGTGACAGGAACTGTATGGGAAGCttgtcttgctcttaagaaggtgCCTGCAACCAACTGTATCGCCATAGGGCGAGCCATGACGCAGATATGTGTATGTCTGAAGGATATCCTGCGTGAGATGAAAGAACTCCCAGTTGGTGATTCTGATGATACCAAAGCTGGAAAATCTTCCAATGGAGATGCCGCCATGAGCTTTTCAGATAAGGATGAATCCTTCTCTGATCTTGAGGAAGATGAAGGCTTCACTGAGGAGGAGATAGCCGTCGCCAAGTTGATTATCGCTGTTACAGCAGATTCGCTTGATGCGGTGAAAGAAACAATCCGTTTCATCACTAGTTTGCTCAAGAGCTCTGGCAACCAAAGCGGTGCTGCTGAGGACAAGGTGGAGTCAATGGAGAATTTGCTGAGCCACTGCAGGGACGTTGCTGACCAGGTTAACGAGCTTGGGGCCTCCGTTTATGCACAAGACCCATCTGAAATGAAGTCAGCCATAAAAAGACTGTACGTTGGCATCACAGGGATGTGCCAGGAAATAGCGGGCCTCGGTGGCTCGCCCAAGAACGCCTATGCAGCCTTCAGTGGATTTGAGAAGTCGTTGAAAGCTCTTGAGGAAGAGATAGGTGAGGATGTCGTGGACGAAATGAAGAATCTTACCATCAGCCCATCCTGATTGTTGAAGTTGAAGACTTCTTTTATGACATGCCCTCTAGTTTGTAGCAGTGTTCTGGTGTGTCTTCTAGTTGGAGTTATGAAGCTTGTGTTGTTGAACCAAACGACGAGTGCATAGTTCTTTCCAGTGAACAAGAGAATGCTTAGTACTTAGTGTGGTGTTGGAATTCCTGGTGTGTCTGTTGGAATTCCTGGTGTGTCAAAGGCAGTATGACTGGTTGTAATATATACAAGGTTGGTCCTAGATAATTTTGGGTGCTGTAATATCTAAGGTTGATTCTAGATGAACTCTGGTAGTTACCCGGTGGATCCTGTCCTGATTGTTGAAATGTCCGAACTTGTCGGACTCAACATCGTTATGATATGCCTTTCTAGTTCATACTGTAGCAATGCTGAAATCTGTCTTCTGGTCTGCAGCCACAATATGAGCACTAGTGTCAATAATTTTTAACAGTTCCAAATAACAAGATAATGTAAAACACATTTTCAGTTTGGTTTTGTTGGGGCCCTTCCTAATGAAGGAGGGCACCCTCAAAAAATTAGCGTATGCTGCTATTTGTGACGCGCACACGGTATTCTTTAGTAAAAGGCGAAAGAATAGTTCGCTTTGTGCTCACCACGCAGCTCCGTGCTCTTTGGCAGAGCGGCTGCATTCCTTCTTGTATATCTCCCCTCCAGCCCATCCTTAGCAGCTAAGCGGTATGGTACTAATCATAAAACACCGTCGCGAGCTGCGCGCTTACCTCTTGTGCTGCTGCTGTTATTGTGGGCTGTTAATTAACAACTTGCCATG
This DNA window, taken from Triticum aestivum cultivar Chinese Spring chromosome 1D, IWGSC CS RefSeq v2.1, whole genome shotgun sequence, encodes the following:
- the LOC123182995 gene encoding uncharacterized protein; translation: MSKKGGKKATAGGGELSRFLQPHLQTITDTLQMMSEAAPGGLERTEWSEVVALGDVVSRQATVAGMVWSGDLPGVETLKENIAAYFNVLQGFLLACHGSTVGAGPTLHKYITSSAKGVVDASFSLFKLALSAYESGSPDRKTIIPPVTGTVWEACLALKKVPATNCIAIGRAMTQICVCLKDILREMKELPVGDSDDTKAGKSSNGDAAMSFSDKDESFSDLEEDEGFTEEEIAVAKLIIAVTADSLDAVKETIRFITSLLKSSGNQSGAAEDKVESMENLLSHCRDVADQVNELGASVYAQDPSEMKSAIKRLYVGITGMCQEIAGLGGSPKNAYAAFSGFEKSLKALEEEIGEDVVDEMKNLTISPS